The proteins below are encoded in one region of Carcharodon carcharias isolate sCarCar2 chromosome 27 unlocalized genomic scaffold, sCarCar2.pri SUPER_27_unloc_6, whole genome shotgun sequence:
- the LOC121273949 gene encoding gastrula zinc finger protein XlCGF71.1-like produces the protein MEGKSTVHSGEKPYTCSVCGRGFSRSSDLSKHKHSHNREKPWKCGDCGKGFNYPSLLEIHRRSHTGEKPFTCSKCWKGFTRLSHLLTHKRVHTGERPFTCSECGKGFTDSFNLLTHQRVHTEERPFKCPDCGKCCISSGNLMSHQRLHTDERPFRCSHCGTGFRWSSHLTEHQRSHTGESPFTCSECGKEFTQSSHLLAHQRVHTGERPFTCSECGKGFTQSSQLLRHQQVHK, from the coding sequence atggagggaaaaagcaccgttcacagtggagagaaaccgtacacgtgttctgtgtgtggacgaggcttcagtCGATCATCTGACCTGTCAAAACACAAGCACAGTCACAACcgggagaaaccgtggaaatgtggggattgtgggaagggattcaattaccCTTCCCTGCTGGAAATTCATCGGCGCAGTCACACTggagagaagccattcacctgttccaagtgctggaagggattcactcggttgtCCCACCTGTTGACTcacaagcgagttcacactggggagagacctttcacctgctctgagtgtgggaagggatttacggATTCAttcaacctgctgacacaccagcgagttcacactgaggagagaccttttaaatgtccagactgtgggaagtgctgCATAAGTTCTGGGAAtctgatgtcccatcaacgtcttcacactgacgagagaccgttcaggtgctctcactgtgggaccgGGTTCAGATGGTCATCTCACCTCACTGAACACcagcgcagtcacactggggagagtccATTCACCTGCTCAGAatgtgggaaggaattcactcagtcatcccacctgctggcacaccagcgagttcacactggggagagaccattcacctgctccgagtgtgggaagggattcactcagtcatcccaactgctgagacaccagcaggtTCACAAGTAA